In Eriocheir sinensis breed Jianghai 21 chromosome 50, ASM2467909v1, whole genome shotgun sequence, one genomic interval encodes:
- the LOC126982040 gene encoding uncharacterized protein LOC126982040: MPNQKTRPVSITPLPSLICESFVTDWAYTDRKHSFDPQQFGNIKTTSTTHYLISFLDYIYSNLENRKTSVAAVLVDLSKAFDLVDHTTVIQKALAMGLRECVVAWLADFLADRRQAIPLQGATSTFLPQTCGVPQDTKIGPLCLLILINDALQDTPHRWKYVDDSTFAASVNNNNHDYTTLQTTLNSLLDWTADNHSTVN; the protein is encoded by the exons ATGCCGAACCAAAAG ACCCGCCCAGTATCCATCACCCCTCTGCCCAGTCTCATCTGTGAGAGCTTCGTGACGGACTGGGCTTACACGGACCGCAAACACAGCTTCGACCCCCAGCAATTTGGCAACATAAAAACAACCTCAACCACTCACTACTTAATAAGTTTTCTTGACTATATTTACAGTAATCTGGAGAATCGGAAAACATCTGTAGCAGCTGTCCTTGTTGACCTGAGCAAGGCGTTCGATCTGGTTGACCACACCACCGTCATCCAGAAGGCGTTGGCGATGGGGCTACGTGAGTGCGTTGTGGCGTGGCTTGCGGACTTCCTCGCAGACCGGCGCCAGGCAATCCCCCTCCAGGGTGCTACCTCTACCTTCCTGCCCCAAACGTGTGGAGTTCCCCAGGACACCAAGATCGGACCCTTGTGCTTATTAATTCTCATCAATGACGCCCTCCAAGATAcgccccaccgctggaagtacgttgATGACTCCACCTTCGCAGCgtccgtcaacaacaacaaccacgacTATACGACATTGCAGACGACCCTCAACAGCCTCCTCGACTGGACAGCAGACAACCACTCAACCGTCAACTAA